The sequence below is a genomic window from Brachyhypopomus gauderio isolate BG-103 chromosome 5, BGAUD_0.2, whole genome shotgun sequence.
AAAAACAGAGCCTTGTCTCTCTCAGCCTGGCCGTACACGGCTGTAATACCCCGCCATTATCAGCCCCAGCAGTTCCTGACCCAACAGGGGGTGACAACCCATTAATGCCCCGTCATTTCCCCCATGGGCCTcttagtatatgtgtgtgtgtgtgttttaaacgtTACGCTGGCAtatgtggtgaggtgtgtgtgtgtgtgtgtgtgtgtgtgtgtgtgcgtgcatgcatgtgtgtgtgtggacttctGTTTTTGTATGAGAGCGTGTCAgggtctgtgtatatgtgtgtgcagggcATGTGGGTTTACTGTTACCACAAGCCGGCTGTACTGTACAAAGTTTTCATGGTACTCAGAATGGCAGAGAGCCACTGGTTGTGAATCAGAGTCCGACTGGGCTGGAGAGCAGAGGATGAGGCACAacaaaacagaggaagagagcagAGACGATCGATCTCAGGGAGGATCGACCCCAGAGAGGATCGGGTGTAGTCTGTGTTGTCTTGCATCACTAGTCTTACACTGCAGAGGACATTCGTAGAGGCCAAGGCTTATAGTGATCTTTGAAACCTCAACCCCTGTAGGTTGTATGCTTGAGTCTTATTCATGTTAAAGGATATCTTTTATTGCACATTTGATTTTGTTACGTAAAGAGAACCCTTGTATGTCTCCAATACCTGTTGGCAGACCCCAGTGTTGTGTTTAGCAGACCTTGGGCTCGGACATTAATATGAACATTCAGCAACATCCTCTGTAGCAACTGTGGAATGATCTGCAGGAGCAGGGATGCCTGTAGATCTTTCCTCTCTCTTGTGGCCAGCTGGCAAGGTGCTTGGCTTGAGGAATTCAGCACTTTGGACAGCACCTACACTACTGTCTCACACTCTCAGAATGCCATTGCTCAGTGCTTCAACGGGCCGTCTGAAAGCACCCCGTGGCTTTCTCTATACTGACATCCCATTATGGTATGGAGAATACGCACAGGTCATAGGTATTTGATTTTCTGAGTTTGTAAGTTAATATAAAAATgtttcccccccaccccccatgttGTCAAATCCATTATTGTAAAATAGCATATTCAGGCAGTACAGTGATGTGGATTCCTGCCTAATTAACACTGAGTGTCAGCTGGAGCGTGAGCAGATATCACGGGCTCGTCTCTCTTTCCCCCAGGCAGCAGGGAAGCAGCATTCACCTACGCCATCACGGCAGCGGGCGTGGCCCACGCGGTCACGGCAGCGTGTAGCCAGGGCAACATGAGCCACTGTGGCTGCGACCGCGAGAAGCAGGGCTACTACAACCAGGAGGAGGGCTGGAAGTGGGGCGGCTGTTCCGCCGACCTCAAATACGGCATCGAGTTCTCCCGCCGCTTCGTGGACGCTCGCGAGATTAAAAAAAACGCCCGCCGCCTGATGAACCTTCACAACAATGAAGCGGGAAGAAAGGTAACTGCAGCAGAAAGCACTTCATCACGCTTCCGTCCCAGACTTATGTTCCAGAAGAATGCCTTGGAAAGtagtaatgtttttattttaagtCACAGAGTTGGGGAAaacaaaactaaactaaacaaaaaaaaaaaacacggtGTGCCCACTGTGTGTAACAGTATGTGGTTACAGTAGCCCTATTAAGCAGAGATTTTTCCAGGGCCCAAAATAAACTTTTAGGACTTCATTATAACAAACCAAGACCAATATTTATTCCTTCATCATTTATCTGTGTGATTCCTGCAGAGCTCTGGGCTGGGCGGCACGTTTCCAGAGCACTGCCAGCGTGTTTGCATGTAGACCGGAGTCTGGATGCGGTGTGGTTTGTTTGTATTCTACTTGTGTAGAACAAGTGTCGGAGAGTTTTACACACACCAAGCTGTATAGAAAATATAGCAGCACAGAAAGCCCCAAACCCCACAGCGAGGCTGCTAGGCTGTGATTTTGCAGAGCCTGTGACTGATAAGTAACAGTCAGACGTTTCGGCAGCTTGTTTTGCTTTAGCCAATTACAGTGCGTTTTCCCTCCACCATCTTGTGGCATCCTTCTGATTGCGGCGCTGGTTTGGCTTGGCTCTGCTCCTCCTTGGCCATGCTTGCTTGTTATTAGTCATCCAAGAACATAAAATAACATGCACCCTAACAGCACAGAGTGCACTCTGGTGGCAAATGGATCTAATTAATAATGCTGCTCTTTACTGTGTGATCTGGGAGAGCCAGCCTGGGGCTGAGCGGAGCCCAGCCTGCGGTTGCCAGATGGATCCTCTCCAATCCTCCTCCGGTCTGCTGCATGGAATCATGAAGTGTGAAGTCAGTAACAGGATATTATTGCGAGCCTTTCTCTGCTGTACTGAAAACACAGCCCTCGCTCCACTGCATTGGGGTTTTTCTGCCTTTCATGAAGGAGCCATCATGGTAATAGCTGTGCAGTGGCATCATGGAGGGGGTGGGACAGGGAGGATTTGAATGTACCACGTGACTCTGGAATGGGCAGGATCAGAGCTGCCGCTCTGGAATTTCAATTGCAATCAGACGTACGTGTGGTTTGAGCTAGCTTTGAAGGACTGGGGGCAAAACTGGTGCACATTAGCCCAGCGAATGTAAACGGATCCCCTCAAAAGTGTATGGCCATGTGGGCATTTATGTACAGGGCCTGGTGTGTAGTAAATCTTTACAATCTGTAACTCAGATCAACAGAAACAGCTGTGTTGGATGAGCTGGTGGCACTCTTGGTTCCCGCATGTTGAACAGTGTCTTGACTGGTTTTGTGTAGTTCAAGGTGGTTTTGTTGGATTAACCAGTTAGTTTGCACAAATTTTGCAGAAGAGGAATAATTGGCCTTGGAGGTGTATGTGgtacaaaaaaaaactaaaaacactTTAGCATCCTGTCTAAAATTCTCATTAATAACATACATATCAAAAAAGTGTACCACTAGTGACTAGTGAATGAATAATGTACACTATGCATACGTACTctagacatacatacatactctaGGCATGTCTTCTGTAAACATACATACCCTAGGCATACATACTCTAAGCATGTGCACTCTAGGCATACATactctagaccaggggtactcaactggcggacccgaacgcagtcctgtccggacccaatcccATTGAaaccgtcacgagtgttacgtttgccacccccgctcaacaacttacgttgtaAGACAACTTCATACTGCAGGCATATGTACTGTAGGCATACATACTCTAGGCTTGTGTACTCTAGGCATACATACTGTAGGCATGCGTACTCTAGGCATAAATACTGTAGACATTCATATTGCAGGCATATGTACTCTAGGCATGCATACTGTAGACATTCATACTCTAAGCATATGTACTGTAGGCATGCGTACTGCTGTAAGAAAATCATGTCATTTGTTTCATCCGACAATCACCAACTCATCCACTTTTACCTGGTTAAACATGGTAAATTGTTACATGaaatacatatttatttttCCTGTCCTTAGATGTAGTGGccaagaaggaagagagaattATAGTAACGTTAACATATTATGGCTAAAATTATCTTCCATATTTTTTACAAATGACTGTCATTTGCATTTTTCTTCTAGCAGAATGTGCAGTGGAATTTGGTTCAGGGACTTTTGTTCAGGGTCTAATTTGCTGCTAATGTTGAACAGTAAATCTTTGGTATGCCACAAAACAATGTAAACCACTGAGTTCAAAGCAGAATTGCATCCGATACTCATATTTCTCTGAGACTGTGGTATTAATAATAAAGATGATAATTTGGAATAATGTATTCTTATGTGCAAAGAACAAGGCCATGAGTCTTTCCGCATGTAATGAAAGCAAAATGATGATACATAGACCGTTCTGTCTTCAGTCAAGATGATGATACATAGACCGTTCTGTCATCAGTCAAGATGATTATACATAGACCGTTCTGTCTTCAGTCAAGATGATGATACATAGACCGTTCTGTCATCAGTCAAGATGATTATACATAGACCGTTCTGTCATCAGTCAAGATGATTATACATAGACCGTTCTGTCATCAGTCAAGATGAGGATACATAGACCGTTCTGTCATCAGTCAAGATGATGATACATAGACCGTTCTGTCATCAGTCAAGATGATTATACATAGACCGTTCTGTCATCAGTCAAGATGATTATACATAGACCGTTCTGTCATCAGTCAAGATGATTATACATAGACCATTCTGTCATCAGTCAAGATAATTATACATAGAACGTTCTGTCATCAGTCAAGATGATTATACATAGAACGTTCTGTCATCAGTCAAGATGACGATGCATTGACCGTTTTGTCATGATTCAAGATGATGATACATAGACCATTCTGTCATCAGTCAAGCACATATGAATTTGAAATCTTAGAGAATCCTGCTGAATAAATTATCATCCCCATTTATACACAGcatgaataaaacaaaatattGTTTTGTCATACGTTTGTTTTCCAGGTGTGCCATTTTAAACATATGGCTTTAAAACCACATGTGCAGTTACTTCATATAGGAGTGTAAAAATGTTAACTTCTGAAGACCAGATGAAAAGCTCAAGAGTTTCTTGTGAGTACCCGGCTCATAAAAACATTAGCTGCGTTCTTAATACTGGGAAATGCATTGAACACGTGATCATCAGTGGCTCTTCATCTCGTGGAAAGTTCTGGAACTGCTGTGATTTCGTTATTtgctttttaaaataataatgtacAGAGCAGTGGCCTTGTGTCTAACCGGCCCTGCAGGGTGGCCGTCTGAGGAAGCTTGCTTTAGCCCGAAGTGTCTCAGGCAGGCTGTGCTTGTTTGATGGGGGGGCACTCTTTTTCTATTGATTTGGTCCAATTTTAACTTTACTTAACCTAATTTACTGTATATTGTGTATTgttgtcatttttcatttcttttaTTTTGTTGATTGTTgatttgttgatttttttttccttctcatACTGTACTTTTTGCACTGTACAGAAACCATGGATATCTTGGTTATCTTGTATAATTttttattaataacaataataacaataacaaattttaagaaatatattattattattattattattattattattattgttattattattaataataataataataataatttggagAAAATTGGatgaaaaccaaaaacaaaacaataaatacaacagagaACACTAGTTTAAACAATCATAATGGACAGCCAAAGTCTTATTCTTGTTTTATAGCTAAACTCCTAATAGTTATAGTTAAACAAATAATACAGCTAAACTCATAAAATAGCTAAACAATAATAGAGCTACATTAAACTTAAATGTGACTGTAACgtttggaagagacagagagggatccttatgcaaaagcacagtgctcttcatttggcagatagatacaaccagagaatgcgagatgttaatgcataaacggagttgatctaatgccgtttgttgagagtggtctatccggtccggggtcgtaacgggaaggcagagtccgtacggtacctgagggctaggcagaagacggggttgagggaacaggcagaggtcggtacacaggagaaacagcagagtatgataacgctcggtatgcaacatggttggcaatacttcgcgacgaggtgttgtgatgacggtgtatatgaatgcctggaatgtgggcgtggtgatgaggaacagctgtcaggtgacattcctgacagtGACATTTGTATTGGAAACCCCAATAGCCTGATCTTCATATAGACACAGAAAATTCAGCAGCATGTGTTTACTCTGGACGTTGTTCCCAAAAGTCTACAGCGTGTTCCTGCGGCCATGTGCCCTGGTGACTGTTCTTCTCGTCTCCTCGTCCCCAGGTCCTGGAGGAGCGCATGAAGTTGGAGTGTAAGTGTCACGGCGTGTCGGGCTCCTGCACCACCAAGACGTGCTGGACCACCCTCCCCAAGTTCCGCGAGATCGGCTACGCGCTAAAGGACAAGTACAGCAAAGCCGTGCACGTGGAGGTGGTCCGAGCGAGCCGTCTCCGCCAGCCCACCTTCCTCAAGGTGAAGAAGACCCACGGCTACCAGAAGCCCCTGGAGACGGACTTGGTCTACATCGAGCGCTCCCCCAACTACTGCGAGGAGGACGCCAAGACGGGCAGCGTGGGCACGCAGGGGCGGCTGTGCAACAGGACGTCCCCGCACACGGACGGCTGCGACCTCATGTGCTGTGGGCGGGGCTACAACACGCACCAGTACACCAAGGTGTGGCAGTGCAACTGCAAGTTTCAGTGGTGCTGCTTTGTCAAATGCAACACGTGCAGCGAGAGGACGGAGGTGTTCACCTGCAAGTGAACGGGCGCGGGAGGGGCACGGGTCGGGCGTGCCGAGACGGTTGGGCAGGAGACCTGCGGAACGGAAGAGATATTTTGGAATATCACAAAACGGAAACGGAAGGGGAGACACTATCAGCTCTCCTTGGCAATGTTTTGCACAGCCGAATATTTAATGTTTGCTTTCCTATAGAACTTCAATTCTAAACTCTGTCAGTAGGTACAAGCCCAGCTGTCGGGCTTTAAACTTCCAGAAGCTCATGCACTGATGTATCCACACTGATTCAAAAGGACTGCAGGATACAAGCTGTGCCCTGTGCA
It includes:
- the wnt7bb gene encoding protein Wnt-7b isoform X2 is translated as MPRPLRLWIFNVLLCFGIVYLRLGALSSVVALGANIICNKIPGLAPRQRAICQSRPDAIIVIGEGAQLGINECQYQFRYGRWNCSALGERTVFGQELRVGSREAAFTYAITAAGVAHAVTAACSQGNMSHCGCDREKQGYYNQEEGWKWGGCSADLKYGIEFSRRFVDAREIKKNARRLMNLHNNEAGRKVLEERMKLECKCHGVSGSCTTKTCWTTLPKFREIGYALKDKYSKAVHVEVVRASRLRQPTFLKVKKTHGYQKPLETDLVYIERSPNYCEEDAKTGSVGTQGRLCNRTSPHTDGCDLMCCGRGYNTHQYTKVWQCNCKFQWCCFVKCNTCSERTEVFTCK
- the wnt7bb gene encoding protein Wnt-7b isoform X1 — its product is MILFSSRSVLLSVYYPQIFLILTSGSYLALSSVVALGANIICNKIPGLAPRQRAICQSRPDAIIVIGEGAQLGINECQYQFRYGRWNCSALGERTVFGQELRVGSREAAFTYAITAAGVAHAVTAACSQGNMSHCGCDREKQGYYNQEEGWKWGGCSADLKYGIEFSRRFVDAREIKKNARRLMNLHNNEAGRKVLEERMKLECKCHGVSGSCTTKTCWTTLPKFREIGYALKDKYSKAVHVEVVRASRLRQPTFLKVKKTHGYQKPLETDLVYIERSPNYCEEDAKTGSVGTQGRLCNRTSPHTDGCDLMCCGRGYNTHQYTKVWQCNCKFQWCCFVKCNTCSERTEVFTCK